The DNA region TGAGTTGAGGGGTGTTGTTCTGATTGTGTTGTTGCTCAGTTTGCATAGTTGGGGTAATTTGTTGTTGATCAATAGTGATGGTAGTTGTGCTGTTTCTTGGTTTCTGAATTTTTGATCCTGTATTTCTTGGTTCAGAGTTACTTGATCTGATAGTTTGATCCTGGTTCTGAATTTTTGGTTCTGATttcttggttctgaattactggtttgaattacttggttctgaattacttggtcttgaattacttggtcttgtaTTTACTTGGTCTGATACTTTGGTCTTGAATTATCTTGGTCTTGAATTTTTGGTTCTGATTATTGTGAATTTCTTGGTCTTGAATATTGGTTCTGATATTTGGTTATTCTTGGTCTTAAAATTACTGGCTAAATTACGGGTTCATGAATTTTACTTGGTTTGAATTATTGGtcttgaatatttttgtttttttttaaatttttttttttgccttttggtTATTTTTGGGGTTATGGTTGGTGCACTTGTTGCGATGTTGTAGCTTCTGTGATTTTTTGTAGTGGTATATTTGGTATTGTGTTTGCTGTTTCATTTGTGGTActtgtagtattttttttgtgGTGCTTGCGTTGCACTCCgtgaattttgttgttgttgttgtactttgggttttgtggtggtgcttgctgttgcaaaTCGTGATACTTGGTTGTTGGTACCTGTTTGTTGTTGGGTACTTGTAGTACTTTTTGATGGgttggtggtgcttgctgttgcactcgtgataatgttaatacctgttgttgttgtggtacctgttgttgtggtggtggtgctttTCTGTTTCACTCGtgatacttgttgttgttgtggtacctttttgtgggtgcttgtgtttactctgatattgtttttttgtggtaccgttgctgtggtggtggtgcttgctgttgcatcgtgatatttttgtttttgtggtaccttttgctgtggtggtggtgcttgctgttgcactcgtgatatttttttttttttgtgcgtaccTGTTGCTGTGGTTTGGTGTACTTGTctgttgtgtgtagtgtggtaGCTGCGTGCTGTGTCTTGTGATCTTGTGGTGCTTGTGTGCActcgtgataatgatagtgtttgttgtgtgtttgtagtatttgtttgttcgtggtggtgcttgctgttgcactcgtgacatttgttgtagtacttgttgttgtggGTATTGTAGcactgttgttgtggtggtgcttgctggtgCATTTGTTTGTACTTTGTGTGTTGTTCGGTGCTTGCTGTTTCACTCGTGACattgttgtagtacttgttgtttGTGTCATTGTATATGTTGTTGtcggtggtgcttgctgttgcaccgtgacatttgttgtagtacttgttgttgtggtattgtagtaattgttgttgtgggtggtgcttgctgttgcactcgtgacatttgttgtagtacttgttgtgttgtggtaattgtagtattgttgttgtggtggtgcttgctgttgcactcgtgacatttgttgtagtacttgttgttgttttgttgtggtacttgtagcacttgttgttgtggtggtgcttgctggtgcatttgtagtatttgttgttgtggcggtgcttgctgttgcactacGTGGTAATGTAatagctttgttgttgttgttggtactaTGCAGTACTTGTTGATTTAGTATCGGTACTTGTGATTGTTGATCACTTTATATTTCTTGGTATTGACTATATGTTGTTTTTAGGGatgcttgttgttgttgaggtACTTGGTGGGTATACTTTGTGATACTTGCTGTTGTCGTCGTTGGTACTTGTATGTACAATGTGTGGTActtgttgttgtttgtcgttgTAATGCCTTGTGGTACACTTGtggtacttgttgttgtggtgcTTGTCGATATACTTGTGGTATTTGTTGGTCTATAtgatgcttgttgttgttgtgatggttGTTGttctaataattgtgatgatgcttGATATTGTAAGTGTAGTTGTTGAGATATTTGTTGTACTTGCTGATTCAATGGTATTACTTGCTGTGGTTGTTGATTTAGTGGGAGTTTCTTAGGCTGATTGTGATTCAATATCTGAAAGCATGGATatcttattttgtaatatttctaCTAAGATATGTcctatatctatttgttcatcaGGAGTGAGTTGATTTTTGATGTTGATATCGACTTTATCTTCGACACATCTTTAATAATCTTTGCTTTGATGGTGCAGGATATACGGCGGTTTAGTGACTGATGAATTCTTTGTTCTTGTTGGGGGTTATCCAAACGATCAGAAGAACAAGCTTGTAATATTGATGAGGTCAACTTATTTAAATAGGTGTCAATGTTTTAAAATTTGGGACAATGACATTGGATCTAATGATGGTTTACTGAATCTATAGACTGTTTTATTGACAAATACTTTTGGTGTCAGATGAATcacttgatgataatgaatcacttgatgataatgaatcatTGATGATTTGAAGGTATCTGATTAACCAATATTTTAATCAGAAAAATCATTTGATGGTGACTGATTAACCAATATATAATTAGAGGGTATATTTCCAGGAATTGATATTGGTCCTATAACATGTCATCTTTACTAGTAGTTGGTATTGTGTCTCTTCTTGGTATTAATGGATTTGCTATTAATTTTCCTATGCTACATCctgaaagtaaaaaaagatattatatattctGAAACTATTAGAATACTATTAAAATTTGGGACTGGTTGGTTACATTTGTTAGGGTATGGttgattgtaaaatattggatatatgtattgttactattaaaattaacgaaaaaaacatattagaaaagaataataataaaaaagcatataATAGAATTACCAAAATCATGTcactatatatgaaaaaaacatatattacaaatatgttaattaatatgaaaatagcatataatagaattaccgaaaaaaatatttactatattaaatttaatcatatattgtaaacttattatatatatatatattttatttttaaaatttatgattatgtgaatatatattgttaattattaactaataataaaaagcatatttaaataacataataatataatttccCATTTACAGGCTAAATTACACAGAAATTTTGTTATTAGACAAATAATTCATAATAggcaacttcttttttttttatatattagaaattatttgttcttttaaaaacattaaaaacataaacattttaccgaattttttgtatttctttctgaaAAATTTCACCGATTAAGATGAATATTAAGTTACAATCAAACCccctagaagaaaaaaattacattataCCGATTTAGATATTTCTTTCTGGAAAATTTCAccgattatgatgaatattaagtTACAATCAAatcccctagaaaaaaaaaattaagtgccgAAAACTCCCATATGAATTAGggaaattttaatattttatttttataatgatcattaatttTTTGTTGGATCGGggctaaaaaaaattaaaaaaaacccaaaaaaaaaaaaaaaaaatgaaaaaaccgaaaaaaaaaaaattaaagtcgaAATTCAGAAATAATACAAGGAGCTTtcatattaatgttatatattataatatatttatatatatttatatcatatataaaatatttagtgCTATTAAAGctatttttgggaaaaaaaaaaaataaaaaaattcgtTTAGGTTAACCATAACCTCAGTTACTATATCCATTATGCTAAACTTAGTGAAATATTTAGTTATTTCGAAAAATAAGTGTGAAAATACACCGAATTTGGAGAAAATCTCACATGATTATGCTCACTCACTATAATATATTACACTACCTGAATTTCGTAattgtatattattaaaaaaggaaaataaaatatttaggttaggcactaaaaaaaaatggaaattaaaatatttaggttaggcacctaaaaaaaatggaaataaaatatttaggttaggcactaaaaaaaaatggaaataaaatatataggttaggcactaaaaaaaaatggggaaaaaaaaataattaggataGGCCCCTAAAAAAATTTTTTAGGTTGGCACTAAAAAattggaaataaaataattaggTTAGGCACTgtggtaattttttttaaaaatggaaataaaatatttaggttAGGCGCCCTGGGAATTTGTATTTCTTTAATCGTGAAAGTTTTCCTCTAGGAGTTAGGGAGAGGAATTTTTTTGAGTTTGCATAGTGGATAAAAATTTTGAAtttaatttttggttttatttttttttgcgttttgtttttattgatcaaATGAAATGAATCATTGAAATAcgaatatttttactatttaaaat from Penaeus chinensis breed Huanghai No. 1 unplaced genomic scaffold, ASM1920278v2 CTG_7071, whole genome shotgun sequence includes:
- the LOC125024852 gene encoding nuclear transcription factor Y subunit beta-like; protein product: ILNHNQPKKLPLNQQPQQVIPLNQQVQQISQQLHLQYQASSQLLEQQPSQQQQASYRPTNTTSISTSTTTTSTTSVPQGITTTNNNKYHTLYIQVPTTTTASITKYTHQVPQQQQASLKTTYSQYQEI